In the genome of Cynocephalus volans isolate mCynVol1 chromosome 10, mCynVol1.pri, whole genome shotgun sequence, the window GGCTTCTCCATCTCAGAACCAGTGGCTCTGAAAGAAACTTATCTGAGGTCAGCCTCTAAGACCAGATGACAAGTGCTGTGAGGGGCTTTCTTCGGGTCCTCCATGTGGCCTGGCATAAGTGGGGACCCCCCTAGGACAACAGGGCTGGGGTGTTACTCCACTCAGTTATtcaacaaatcactgctgagcACCAGCTCTGCCAAACCCTGCACTGGGCCTTGGGAGACAtgagggaaactgagtcacagtgAACCAAACACAGCATGGGGAAGGGGTGGCACCTTGGCCATGGTGGTCAGGAGGGGCATCCTGAGGAAGAAACAGtggagctgagacctgaagaacATGAAGTCCCTGGGGAATTGTGTTCTTGGCAGAGGGAACACAAGGGCCTGAGGTGGGAATTGGTATGGAACActcaaggaacagaaaggacagCAGATGCCTAGCATGTACTGAGCATGGGCAGAGGGGTGGGAGCAGAGCCAGgggttgctatggtctgaatgcctgtgtcctccccaaatGCATATGCTGAAACCTACCTTCGATGCAATAGTATCAAGTGGAATtgggtagagcgtggtgctgataacgctaaggttcagggttcaatccctgtaccaaccagccacaaaaaaagagggaaaaaagtggggcctttgggaggtgattaggtcataggggtggagccctcatggatgAGATTAGTGCCCCTATAAAACAGGCATGAGGGAGCTgttcaccccttccaccatgtgaggacacagagagaaggtgacATCTTTGAGCAGAgggtgggccctcaccagacactaaatctattggtgccttgatcttggacttcccagcctctgaactgtgagcaataaaccTATTGTTTACAAATGACCCAGTCTAGGGTATTTTATCATAGTAGCCCAAACAGACTGACACAGAGGCCAAGCTGTGCCCAGGAAAAGGCTATGGGAAGGAATCTGGACTGGTTTTACCCAATCACTCTGAGTGAGTAAAGGGGAGTGATGATGGGGCCCAGCCAGGGTGATGGCCAAGGGTGTGGACAGAAGTGGATACCTGGTAGATGGTGACCCTGGCACTGAGGTCGGGCTCCATGTGCCGCAGCCCCAACTTGGCCAGGTCCACAGGGTCCTGGGGTAGTTCCTGGGGCACGGGAAAGGGGTTGATGTTCTTGAAGCGGGGGAGCCACAGCTTCATGCGCAGGTACTTGAGCATGGGGTAGCTTTTGCGTCCAAATATCTGAATCAGCAGGAACTCCGTCTCCTTGTTGGGTATCACCCCTGTGCCAGGCAGATGCAGGCAGAACCTCAgggagggaggtggaggagggaagggaagtggggagacAGAGGAAAATTGAAGTCAGGGAATTGACAGCAGAGAGGGGAGATAGAATCAGACTAGAAAGAGAAAGTCAGGGCTGgtcagttaactcacttgggtagagcatggtgctgataacaccaagtcaagggttccaatccggaccacctccccaccccccccaaaaaaaaagaaaggaagggaaagtcATAGGGAGGCAGGAAAGAGATCAGAGATGAAAGAGattgagagagggagaggaaaaagatggaaggagaaagaaaggagtggAGCCACGGAGCAATGGAGGGGCCAAGCCCCAGGAGTGGGAGGCTGCCCTCTGGCCTCACCGTGGTTCTCCATCTGCTCCAGGACAGCGATGCCGCACTCCTGCTGCCGTGGGTAGTGGATAAAGATGCGCTGGATGACGTTGCGAGGCCGGAAGACCTCCTTGGGGAAGACGTCGAGCAGCCGATTGTAGATGGCCAGGTCCCGCTCGACGCCGTATTCCCGCATCTTGCGCAGGGCCAGGTAGATGAAGTCAACGTGGCCCCGCTTGTGCACGTTGTGCTGCTCGAAGTTCTGCACGGTGCGCACGAAGCTCGCCTTGTCCCGCTCCCCACCCGGCGCCTGCCTGAACAGCTCTTCGTGGAGCGCCAGGGCCTTGACAGGCCTCCGCCGGGACTCAGGTGGCCGTGGAACCAGCGACCATTTGGATTTGTGGGCCGCAGCGCTGCAGTGAAGGCCCTGTGGGGCCTGGGGAAGCACCTGGGGACAGAGGACCACTGCTGGAGTCTGGCATCTGCCAGTGTCCCTGGGGGGTTGCTGGGCTGGCTCTTTCCTGGGAGAGGTGCCAGCGGCATCCCGGAGGGCCTCGGAGGAAGTGTGGTACTGTGGTTACAAACCCAAGATTAGGCACCGTTGCAAAGTGTGATAAAACGCGACACTGGCatggctgggaggggaggagtggCACTCTGCCATTGCTGGGAGGAGTTGGTAAAACCTCCAGGGAGACAACTGGGTAATATTCACCGTGATAACAAATGCAACCTTTGACACAGGAACCCTGCATCTGGGATATTTAAATCTGACAGCTATGAGTACATCAGTGCCAAATGACTTTTGTACAAAGGTATCCCTAGTAGCAGTGAAGATGGCCCAAATATGCATCAGCAAGGAAGTGGTTAAGTAAATGGCGATGAACTTGGACAAAGAGTACCTGCCCCTGTAAAACACACTGCAGAGGGTCTTGCCTTGTGACCTGGAATGAGCTccaatgttaaataaatattaaataataataatattaaataaatattatttatttatttttgtttgtttgttggcagctggccagtacagggatcaaaccctggatcaaggtatattattaaataaaaaaaagcaaggtgTGAAACAGTATATAGATTACGTtcccatttgttaaaaaaaaaaaaaaaacccacaaaactacCAAAAAACACATATATATAGTTAATCCTCATTATTTATGAATTTTACGTCTGCAAATTTGCtcacttgctaaaatttatttacaacccccaaatcaatactcaTGGATGCTTTCCCGGTCATTCGAAGACCCACACAGTAAGGGGAACCATTTGTCACCCAATGTTTATATTCCTAGCTGAAGCTGAACAAGGGATGCTctgctttcttggtttctgctCTCATGCTATAAACACGTgcctttttctgttgtttatttagTGCAGGtcttttgccttattttattGGTGACTTCGCTGTTCACAATGGctccaggggctggctggttaggtcagctggttagagcacagtgttataacaccaaggtcaagggttcggattcccataccagccagctgccaaaaataaaataaaataaaatggtccTCAAGCATAGTGTGGAAGCGCTTTCTAGTTTTCCTAAGTGCAAGGCTGTGATGTGCTCtatggagaaaatacatgtggTAGACCAGCTTTGTTCAGGCATGTGTTATAGTGCTATTAGCTGTGAGTTCAATGTCAAAATATACATTATGTAAGGTATCTttacacagaaacacacataaagcaaggttatgtattgatcagttAATGAAAATGTTATAACCAGAtgctcacaggaacctaaccttGTATTTCCCTAGGAGTAAAGGTTCAGTGTTTGCTAATTCAGTGTATGTGGTGACTTTACAGAATAGAACTACTGCAAATAATGACAATtgactgtgtatgtgtatatatatatgcatgtatgtatatgtatgtgtgtatatacacacatacatatatattttgcttATAGGAAATTCTgagttaaaaaaaggaaatgcaggTTTTGGAGTCAGCAGGCGTCTCAGTTGATTGTCCTTAACCAGGTGACACCCATGTCCCACTTTACTACGcaggctcagtttccccatatgttGTGATGGTGCCTCCCTTGGAACAAGGAGATCTTGATTCCCAGAATAAGGAGCGCATACTGCTGGGAGCATGCCAGATCCCTCCAGAACAGAAGTCCTTAACcaccacccctccaccccacccccaacccaccagtgggccaaatccagccagctgcctgcttttgctaataaagttttattgaaacacagcatGCTCATTCACTATTATGGCCTGGGGCTATTTTTGTGCTACAGTGTAGCACAAAGTCACTGtgagtacagtagtccccccttatcaatggggatgcctgaaactgcgGAAAGTACCGCAGCCTACACTATTTTCAATGTGATAAccgatggctactaagtgactagcAGGCAGGTGGCATAGACAGCATGGatacgctggacaaagggatgattcaatATCCCAGTCACGATGGAGGAGGATGGTACAAGATTTTATCACATTACTCAAAACGGCATGCAATTTACAacctatgaattgtttatttctggaattttccatttaatatttttggaccatggttgacctagggtaactgaaaccacagaaagcaaaaccttTTTCAGGGGGGACTACTGTTGATGAGACAGACACCATGTGCCCACAAAGCCAGAAATACTATCTGACTCTTTATGacaaagtttgctgacccctgcacTAGATGGTACAatagcaaaatttttctttttcttattttggtagctggctggcaggggatccgaacccttgactgtgGTATTATTAGCATCaccctctaaccaagtgagctaatgagCCAGCTctataaatttcttattttaattgaaattgacTGTTAAATTAGAATAGTTATATATAaggcatctttaaaaatatatagttcatAAAGgccaatatttactgaattttcttccattccaggCACCGTTGAGCACTTTTTAAGCATGAGGCTCATTAAATCTTCACAACTTCCTTGTGAGGGAGAGCTCGTACAGTGCCCATTGTACagaagaggacactgaggcccagggagagaaAGCGGGatgcccagtgtcacacagctgcAAAGCAGCAGGGTAAGATTGGAGTCGGTGCTCTCAGTCCCTCTCTCTATTCTGTGCCATCAACAGTCATCCCAAGTCATGCTTAGGTAAGGtgatgttaaaaaaaagacattcatttAATATGAATTTCAGCCAACTAATACTATAGATGATATATGCATAGGGCAAAGATCAGAAAGGAAACTCTAGAATGCCCAACAACGAGCAAACCCCACAGACAAAATAATGTAAGTGAAACACACAGTAGAGCACAGAGTTACCATCACCACCGTTACTGTTATCTACAGCTGCTGATCTGGAAGGaagttctgattttctttttttttggcagctggccaatatggggatccaaacccttgaccttggtgttataacaccacgctccaaccaactgaTCAAACCGGCCAGGCGGAAGTTCAATTTTCTGCTCCCATCTTTACAAGAATATGCAGGAGCTACCCATGGTCACCACTCAAATCCACTTACTCATATGTCCTTATTTTCAAAGTCAACCCCCTCACCCATGTGGGCACTagcaccttttaaaataaattagggaCCTTCAACAGGCCCTCAGAGCGACAGGCCAGCCCAGACACACCAAACTGGCTTCACTGGGTAGATTCTGAAGAGACTGGGAGCAAATTCCAAGACCTTCCTCCCCCCACGCCATGACTGCCCTGCTGGCACTTACCTGAGAGAAGGGGGCTCCCATGAGGGCAGCCCCACAGACACCTCCCCAGCCCCTAACAAGGCCTCGGGCCAGCAGGATGGCCTGGACCCAGCTCATGCCTCTGTTTGTTGGACAACCACCTGgccaagagagaagaaacagcaTCAGCCTTGCACACCACCCACTACCAGAGACAAGACCTCCTCCTAGCAGAGGGCACATTCCAGACTGCATGGCTAACATACCAGCCCCAGTGGTTTTCTCACCCACAACATAGGTTTAGATGACTGTTACAATGCAGGGTCTCTGTTCTGCTAAGCCAAACCCTTCACTATCCTCAGGAATTTGTTCCTATAATAGCCACCCCCTACTggatcattttttgtgtgtgtggctggatctgaacacttgacctggctgtatcagcaccacgctctaaccaagtgaactaaccgaccagcccccttttttttgtttgtttttttatgttttatttacatcCCATACAGTTTATCCCTTTAAAGTGTAAatttaatgggtttttttttagtatatccGCAGAGTTATGCATCCATCACTGCTGTCTAATCTTAGAACATTTTGGCCACCCCAAAAAGAAGTGCTGTACCCATTACCAGTTACTGTCCATTTTCCCTATCCCCAACCCTAGGCAACAACTAATCTACTGTCTCTGGATTTACCTactctgggcatttcatataaatggaatcccaTGATATGTGCTCTTTTGtgactggattctttcacttgacatgttttcaagattcatccatgttgtagcatgttatCAGAACTTCACTTCTTTTAATTGCCAaaaaatattccactgtgtgggtataaccatgttttatttatccactcatcaactgatgaaaatttggggttgttttcaggttttttttgtgttttttgggtggctggccgatatagggatcaaaccctggatcttggtgttataagcatgacgctctaaccaactgagcaaccgaCCAgcctgttttcactttttgactGTTGTAACTATtcctgctatgaacattcgttGTGTAGAAATTTTCTGTGAACACATGTTTAtacttctcttgggtatatacttagaagtCGAATTGCTTGgacatatggtaactctatgtttaacattttgaagaactgccaaactgttttccagggtagctgcaccattttacattcccatgtATAAGgtttccactttcttttttcttttttttttttgcggctggtacagggatccgaacccttgaccttagtgttatagtaccatgctctaactaactgagctaactggccagcctctaagGATTCCAATCTCTATAAGCAATGTATAAGGAATTTCTCCACATCCCTCATCAACAtttgttttgtgtctttttttttttttttttttttgcagctggctggtataggaatccaaacccttgaccttggtgttaaaaggtggtactctaaccaactgagctaaccagacagccaactattttgtgtctttttgattatagatatCCTAGTGGGTATAAAGTGGTATCTTGTGGTTTGGATTTACATTTCCTTAATGATCAATGATGTTAAGCATCCTGTCATGCACTTATTGGccattatatatcttttttggataaatatttattagattctttctccattttaaaaattgggttatcagggccggccccatggcgcactcgggagagtgcagcgcttgggagcgcagcagcgctcccgccgccgcgggttcggatcctatataggaatggccggtgcgctcactggctgagcgcggtgccggcgacaccacaccaagggttgcgatccccttaccggtcacaaaaagacaaaaaaaaaaaaaattgggttatcttattatttttaatctttttcttattgagttgtatatttgcaaatattttcttatgatttgcaaatattttctcccgttctgtgggttgtcttttcactgtcttgATGTCATCATTTGTagcacaaaagttttttattttgacgaagtccaatttatttaaattttttttcttttgtggctgtacttttggtgttatatctaaaaaaacCATTACCTGGCCCAAGGGCATGAGgatttgcttttatgttttcttctaagagttttacagttttagttcttatatttaggtctatgatccactttgaagtattgtgtatggtgtgagaaaGGGATTCACCTCATGTAGATAGTCAGTTGTCTTCGTAAtctttgttgaagagactattctgcCTCCATTTTATCATCTTGGCACCCTTGCTAAAAATCAATCAACTATTAATCTAAGTGCTCATTTCTGGGCTCTAAATTCTATTATGGTCTATATGTCAAGCCTTAAGCCACTACCACACAGttctgattactgtagctttgtggtaagttttgaaaagagaaagtgtgagtcttccaacttaGTTTATTTTCAAGATgattttgactattctgggtccctCAAAttgcatgtaaattttagaaatggCTGACAACTTCTGCAAAAAAGCCAGGGATTGTGTGGAATCTGCAGATCAATTTCAGGATTGTTGGTATCCTAACAATATTGTcatctgatccatgaacatgggatgtctctccacttatttaggtcttctttaatttctctcaacattttgtggttttcagtatacaagtcttatacttcttttgctaaatttattcttaagtattttattctttatgaagCTCTTATATATGgaattgtttcttaatttcatttttgcatGGTTCATTGATAGTgtatggaaataaaatttatttgtatatgtttatcttttttttttttttggtggttggccagtataggtatatgtttatcttgtatcctacacacttgctgaacttgtttattagttctaatagttttttattgGATTCCTTGGGATTTATATACACaagatgatgtcatctgcaagtagagatagttttacctcttcctttccagtctggataccttttttttctttttattgcctaagTGCCCCATCTGGAACCTacagtacaatgctgaatagaagtgatgGGAGTGGACATCcctgttttgttcctgatcttaagggaaaagcatACAGTCTTTCTCCAATAAGTATGATCCGAACCCTTGATTTTgatgctaccagcaccacactctcccaagtgatcacTCCCCAATTTGATTGCTGCTTCAACCACTGACTGATATGACTCTTGTAAAGGACCCTTGTGTGTTCAACACCTTTCCAAAGCCAGTGGTTACTTCTCGGGTCTCATCTTGCTCGATTTCTCAGAAGCATCTGACATAGATAAGTGTCTCTGCACACATTGTGCCCTGCCCCCAGCTTCCTTAACACTCCTGAGTTTCTTCCTCGCACCTAACCTCTGTTTCTCAGCCAATCAGCAAGACCTGCTTCCTTCTCTAAAGTTTGCAgcttccctggtggtctagtggttaggattcggtGCTCTCTCTAAAGTTTGCAATGTTTGCAAACTTGAATGTGCAGACAGatcacctgggatcttgttaaaaatgcagattctgattctgcaAGTCTGGGGTGGAACAAAATTCTGCACATCCACCAAGTTTCCCAGTAATGTTGCTCCTggtctggagacattttgagAAATGAAGCTGCAAAGAGTTCCACATTCTGGATGTCTGTCTGCTACCCTGAGGTGTCATTcaatttgtttctctcttctctgtatTTCTTGTATGCAACTCTAGCGGTTCTTAAACTTAGCTCATATTGAAATCATCtaagaagattttaaaagtcCCAATGCCCAGACCATACCCCAGATATATTGTCAGAATATCTGGAGGTGGGGCTCAGGCATCAGCATTTTAAAGCACTTGAATGACTCTAATACATAGCTCAGACTAAACCTTAATCTAAACCTTCAGTACTTAAGGTGTGCTCCAGGGACTGGCAGTGTCAGCACCACCTGGGCGcttaatagaaatgtaaaatctggctgctggctgattagctcagttggttagaacatggcgttgacaacatcaaggtcaaggatttggatccccgtacctgccagctgccaaaaaaagaaatgcaaaatcttggtcctagacctactgaatcaaaatctgcattttaacacatATAGAAGACACCTGGGACCCTTGTTAAAGTCTGAAAAATGATGATCTATGTGATGATTGGCTCCCAAATGTTCATCTCCAGTCCTGATCTCCAGCTTCCACACCTAGCTGCCACTTTGGCATACATCCAGCCATCTCAAACTCAATTTGCTCCATACTGGTATCCCTGCTTAAACTTCTTCCTCTCCATCCTAGCCAATGGTACCATCATTCCTAGGCATTCAGGCCACAAACCTAAGAATCCTTTCTGAGTTCACTACGTCCTCACTCCCCCTATTCAATCCATCAACTAGTCCTGATGACTACTTCCAAACCCATCCCATGTGTAcccttttctctccatctgcaGGGCACCACCCCAATCAATGACCTCTTTCCTGTGTACCTACCCAGCCTCCCACTTCTGCCATTACCTGCCTTCAGTCAGTTCTTCCCACCGTGGCCacagggagcttttaaaaatgtaaactagCCGGTTAGCACACTTGTTTACAGCGCTGCTTTGTAGCACGAAGGTCAAGTGTTCCGATCCTCACACAGGccaaccacaaaaacaaaaaacataaaaatgtaaactaaacTCAGTGCTCTCTGCCTAAAAACTCTAATAGTATAAATCACACTTAAAGTAAAATCAGACAAGGTGTACTCCTCCAAACAACTCCTATCATTGGCAGCTCCAACTACACTGTCTCTGAAACAAGCCAAGTTTATTCCAGTCTCAGAACCTTTGCACCGcttttccctctgtctggaaccTTCCTTCTCCAGGTCTCCCACTGCTGTCTCTGGTCATTCATGTCTCTATTCAAATGAGAGGTCTTCTCTGACCGTCCCTCCTCTTCCCATTCTAAAAGATCCCATCACCCTGATTACTGTATTTTTAGCATCTATCAATATCTGAAATCGCCTGTTTTGTGATTAACTGGCTCCCCCAGGAGATGGGGGATTTTTGCCTGTCTTCCTCATCGTTGTGTCTCCAGCACCCAGGACAGTATCTGGCGTATGGTAGATACATACCCAACAAGTATTAACTGAATGGGAATAAGCGCTAAATTTCTACAAAACATCTACAAAGCTGAACCCAGGATTCTGGGTCCCTTGGGAGAAATAGGCAGACGCGAGCTCCAATTCCCGCCTCGCTGCCAACTAGAGGTGTGACCTCGGGCGAGGGCTTTAACCCTCTGAGTCGGTtgtctcatctgcaaaatgggtgaTGAGAGGAGTGAGGCGGCGGTCAGCCTTTCCCGGCACGTCCCCGCCCCGCACCCCGAAAGGTCATGGCGTCCTGGCCCTGCAGCCGGGTACCTCTGGGGCTGCCCTCTTGTGCTGCCCTACCCAGAATGGGCCGCCCCGGGGCGCTGCAGATTGTGTTCGCCTTCCCACGAGCGACCTACCTAATCACACGGCCGGCAGCAGACTCCAGACCGGATCCGTCTTGCCGCTGGGCGCCGCCATGTTGGCCCAGAGAGCTTCCGGGTTACGGGCCGCCAGGGAGAAGGCAAATTGGGAAGCCGGTTTAGATAGGCCCCGCCCACAAAGGGAGGAGCACCAATAGGAAGACGGATGGGCCTTGGCCCCGCCTCACAACGAGCCGCACTCTCGACGTGGACTTGGGAGGCTCGCGAATTCCACCGGACACTCCAGTTTTCCCACCTGAAATGACGGGGTGAATTATTAAAGGTGAAAGAGATGTGGATTCCTTTATTCGCTCGACAAACATTTagtgagtgcctactgtgtgccaagcgcAGTTCTAGGCTCTGAGGATCCAGCGCTGACATTAGTGAAGGAGACAGGCTCTGATAATCTAGCTCCGTGACTCTGGGCTAGTGCTTAACCCATCTCTGCCTTGATTGTCTTACCTGTGTGAAATGGGCTAATTATAATACTTAACCTCATAGGGttttttttcgtttgtttttgttttttggatggCTAGCCGGTAacgggatcggaacccttgaccgtggtgttatcaacCCTACACGCAtcttataggatttttttttaggtttaattGAATTAATCTATGCAGAACAGCCATATAAGTATGTGCTGTGGTTTTTATGGGGATTTAttctcaacacccctctctccctcaccaaCTGGGAGGGCATGGATTCTGGTTTGACTCCTTGGGTCACCCACACCAAGGGCTGAGGGTTCtgtggggttgtgtgtgtgttcatgatTGTGTTCTGgggcagctgtgtgtgtgtgtgtgtgtgtgtgtgtgtgacagtggCATTCGGGTAATAAAGTGTGAggcttttaaatgcatttttgcaGTGTTTCAAAACTCTAGCAAAGGTGTGTAGGTGTGCATATGGCTGAGTGTGGGCCAGGGATGGTCCCAATGTGTGCCAGTGTGAGTCAGGCCCGTCTGGGCATTGGTGTGTGTGACAGAGTGTCAGAGTGAGTGCGTATGAATTCTTGTGTGCCCACATGTCAGTAGCTGCATGTGCACCTGTAATTGTACCAGCTTCTAGATATCTGTGACCCAGGGGAGAGTGGAATTGGTCCCACAACTGAGAGGAGCTGGCAATATGTGTGTCAACATTTCCATGATTGTTCCCATGCCTTAATGTGTGTGTGATTGCATGTCTGAACACCAGTGGGTCAACTGTGTTTGTGACATCTGTGTGACACTAACTCGAGACACATATGCCTGTGTGGGACACCCCATATCTCTTTGTGTGATTGTGGGTCTGACTTCCAAAGTGTGTCTGTGACTGTATgagtctctgtgtctgtgtgtttgccACTATGTTTATGACAACACCCTGTATGTCTCTGCATGTGACTCTGTGTCCCAGAAATGATACCAACGGGTCTGACTTTGACAAACCTGGGACATTCTCTCATGTTGTGGAACTCCACGTGCATGATCATGTCCAACCACTGGTGTGTGTTGTAACACCCTGTGTGTCTCTGAGCTGCATGGGTGTGACCGTCCCCCACCATTGATGTGTCAGTGATAGAACGTGACACTGTGTGTATAGGTGATTGTGCCTCATTATTGGTGATTCTGTGACTGTCCAGCAACCCTTTCGTTGGTCTGTCTCTTTGTCGTGGCAATGGTGTGCATCTGTGCCTCTCTCTTTGTATGACTGTATACATGACCATAGTGGGCACTGTGACTGTGTTTGTAGCGCCCcgtgtgtatctctgtgtgtggttgtgtgtccAATCCTCAGGGTCTACCCAGAGCTGACTGTACCACcaagtgtgtgtgagagacataTTATCTGGGTCCCCAGATATCACCTCTCCTCTCCTGTGTGCAGCAGGCCTGTGGTCTCCTGACAATCTCCTTGTCTCAGAGCATGGGGACATGGTGATGGCACAACTGGCATCCTCTCTCTGGTCACAGGAAGGCAGAGAAGATGCTTGGGGACATGGATGCGGCCACAGCACAATGACCACCCCTGTGGTGCCCCTCCTGTGATTCTGCCTCCTGAATTCACCTTGTATCAAATGAGCTCCTGGGTGCCCCACCTGCGCGTGCTCCACAGCCTCGCATCCACCTACGAGCACGTTGGACCCAGGCAAACTCCTTGAGTGAAACTCCAGGTAGCTCCAGGGTGAGGCTGATGGTGCGGGGCCACATGGAAGAGGGAGCGGGGCCTAACTTGCCCGTCCCCCCTGCCCAGGTTTTCGTCCATCCTCTCCTCCCTAGCCATCAGCGCTCACTGCTGATACAACCTGCTCTCTGCGGGGACAGTCACCACCCACCTCTCTCTGTAAGAGTCCGCTGGGCCTGGGTCGGCATACTCCACtttgctcctgcccctgctctgcTCCTGTGGTGGTGGGGAGCCAGCAGCATGAGAGGAGGGTGGACACTGCTGAGGGTGTCCAGGTGAGAAAGGGACCTCTCTAGGAAGTTTCTCAGAGTGAGATTAGCCCAGCTCAGGAGCCTCAAGGGCTGGTCCACTGTCTCTCTCTACCCCAGCCAAGGCAGAGGTAGGCTTAGGGCCATGATCTGTCCATGCCAGGCTTCCCACTGCCTTGGTGAGAGCTATCCACAGTGAGGATCAATGGGCCCCTCGCTTCTCTGACCCCATGGACTATGGATCATGCCTCTGGTT includes:
- the ECSIT gene encoding evolutionarily conserved signaling intermediate in Toll pathway, mitochondrial isoform X2 — translated: MSWVQAILLARGLVRGWGGVCGAALMGAPFSQVLPQAPQGLHCSAAAHKSKWSLVPRPPESRRRPVKALALHEELFRQAPGGERDKASFVRTVQNFEQHNVHKRGHVDFIYLALRKMREYGVERDLAIYNRLLDVFPKEVFRPRNVIQRIFIHYPRQQECGIAVLEQMENHGVIPNKETEFLLIQIFGRKSYPMLKYLRMKLWLPRFKNINPFPVPQELPQDPVDLAKLGLRHMEPDLSARVTIYQMPLPRDSLGAADPTQPHIVGIQSPDQQAALAHHNPARPVFVEGPFSLWLRNKCVYYHILRADLLPPEEREVEEIPEEWNLYYPMQLDLDYARSGWDDYEFDIDEGAHDQTTLAKWIQGLQETNPALAQIPVVFRLAGSTGELLTSSSGQEEPPPPPPEGQEEDDNVQRQQQSHS
- the ECSIT gene encoding evolutionarily conserved signaling intermediate in Toll pathway, mitochondrial isoform X1, with translation MSWVQAILLARGLVRGWGGVCGAALMGAPFSQVLPQAPQGLHCSAAAHKSKWSLVPRPPESRRRPVKALALHEELFRQAPGGERDKASFVRTVQNFEQHNVHKRGHVDFIYLALRKMREYGVERDLAIYNRLLDVFPKEVFRPRNVIQRIFIHYPRQQECGIAVLEQMENHGVIPNKETEFLLIQIFGRKSYPMLKYLRMKLWLPRFKNINPFPVPQELPQDPVDLAKLGLRHMEPDLSARVTIYQMPLPRDSLGAADPTQPHIVGIQSPDQQAALAHHNPARPVFVEGPFSLWLRNKCVYYHILRADLLPPEEREVEEIPEEWNLYYPMQLDLDYARSGWDDYEFDIDEVEEGPIFAMCMTGAHDQTTLAKWIQGLQETNPALAQIPVVFRLAGSTGELLTSSSGQEEPPPPPPEGQEEDDNVQRQQQSHS
- the ECSIT gene encoding evolutionarily conserved signaling intermediate in Toll pathway, mitochondrial isoform X3, whose protein sequence is MSWVQAILLARGLVRGWGGVCGAALMGAPFSQVLPQAPQGLHCSAAAHKSKWSLVPRPPESRRRPVKALALHEELFRQAPGGERDKASFVRTVQNFEQHNVHKRGHVDFIYLALRKMREYGVERDLAIYNRLLDVFPKEVFRPRNVIQRIFIHYPRQQECGIAVLEQMENHGVIPNKETEFLLIQIFGRKSYPMLKYLRMKLWLPRFKNINPFPVPQELPQDPVDLAKLGLRHMEPDLSARVTIYQMPLPRDSLGAADPTQPHIVGSGGDSGGVEPLLPDAARPGLCKEWLG